AAGACATCGCTAGAATTTAGCGATGTCTTCTTATATAAATCAATCAACAGAATAGTTTTTGTGTGAAACGACAGTAAGATTTGAGGCCGCACCGATTAAATCTGCATCTTCATTAGATATTTGTACGATAACAGAGTTTTCAAGGATCTTGTAAATAGTCCCGTAAACCTTATAATCATTCCGAACAAATGAAATCTCTTCATCGACCTTGCGCGCTGCTACAAAGTCCGATACTGGTCTTTCCTTACGTGGAAAAGCCATATGAACCCCTCCTATTGATACTGATTATCTTCGACACTATTAAAAAAAGCTTAGGCAATGCCCTAAGCATCGAAAGTTGAAAAAACGGTAAACGATTAGACGAAGAATGTCTACTACTAGTATACCATATTTGGACGAACTTTGCAGGTTTCTTATACGAGCCTTCTTTTGACGTAGGGTTAAACAACCAGGGACTGCTTATGATGAATTAATGAGAGGGGGGTAGGCTTATTATGTTATGAATATTGGTATTCCTGATGCTAACAGCCGATGGCAAACCTAATGATTAACGTAAAGTATAATATAAGAGGAACCAATTTTACATTATGTCAAAAGATTAATTTCAATCTTTATAATAAACTCTATATTATGTTATTTAATAAACCTCAATGTAAGCGGTTTCACTCATGCGGTTGTGCAGTGACTACTGAGGGAACTAAAGAGGAGGGACCACAAATTACATAAAGTAGCACTATGAAAGTTGTTTAATCGGGATATAATTTACAAGTTTACTATTTATGAAACATTACGGGACGGGGTGAAGAAATGTTCAACTTACCAGCGGAAACATTTTGGCTGATTGTTCCATGGCCATTCATTTGGGTTGGGTTGGCCTTATTTATGTATTTTAAGATGAAAAAAGAAGATGATTTAGAGGACCAAGAAGAAAGAAGTAGACAAGGGGAGGCTGAGTCATGAGCTTAGATGGAATAATTTTTATAATCTATTTAGGGGTTCTTTTGAGCATCGGGCTTTGGTTTTCGCGTAAATCGGCAGAATCAACCGAACAATATTTACTTGGCGGTAGATCACTTGGTCCTGCTGTTACAGCTATGACGATGCAGACTACCGCAATGAGTGGTTTTATGTTTATGGGCGCACCTGCCATGGCCTTCAAATATGGTTGGTATGCAGTTTGGTATGCGATTGGTGATGCAGGTGGTTCGATTATTAACCTTTCTGTTTTAGGAAAACGTATGAGAAGAATGTCGGAAAGACTAGGAGCGCTTTCGCCAATTGAATACTTGGAAAAAAGATTTGAAAGCGCTAGTGTACGCGTCGTAGGATCCGTAATTTCAATAGTTTTCCTTTTCGGATACGTTTGTGCGCAATTCATAGCCGCGGGAAAAGCAATGGCAACACTTACCGGGTTTACATACGAATTGTCATTGATTATTGGTATTAGTGTAATTTTAATTTACACAGTTGCGGGTGGATACTTGGCTGTTGCATATACATCCTTTGTACAGGGCCTTATTATGGTTTTTGGAGTTGTTGGTATTGGAGTCTTGGCATACTTCCACGTCGGCGGCTTATCCGGACTTAACGATTCCCTAGCAAAAATTGATCCAACCTATTTAAGTATCTGGGGGAAAGGTCTGGCCTTTTACGGTCAATGGGGCGTCGTATTGGGTGCTATTCTTATCTACTCAATAGGTTATATGGGGCTTCCTCATGTTGTTGTTAGACATATGTCAATGAAAAGTACTAAAACGGTTAAAGGTGCGGTGTTGATCGGAGCTATTTGGAACCAGTTCTTTATCTTTGTTCCATATATTCTAGGGCTTATCGGTATCATTCTTTTGCCAACTATTGCGGATCCAGAAATGGTCATAACAGAGTTAGCTTATACACTGTTTCCTGGTATTTTTGCCGCGCTTCTATTATCAGCAATTATGTCAGCAGTTATGTCTACCGCAGACTCAATACTGATGCAGGCGGGTTCTATTTTATCTCGTGATATTTATCAAAGATTCATCAATAAAAACGCAAGTCAAAAAACAATGGTCCTTGTTTCTAGGCTATGTATTCTAGCCGGGGGGATTGTTGGCGTAATTGTAGCAATCTATGAACCGCCTTCCATTTTTGCATTAGTTGTTTTTGCTTTCGGGACTCTTGGGAACAGTTTTCTGGTACCTTACGTGGCTTCCGTTTATTCGAAAAAAGCCAACTATATCGGGTGTCTATGTGCAATGATTGGTGGAGCATCTACAAATATTATCTGGACATCTATGGAGTTGGAAGGCGTGACCGGGCTACATCCATTTTTAGCTGGTTTGCTAGTGTCCATTGCCGGGATGGTTATTGGTAGTCAATTTGGTCGCCAACCTTCAGGGGAAATACAAGAGGTATTTGAAGAGTCAAGAAGGAAGCGTACCTTTACACAAGACTTCGACAAAAACATCTCTAGAGATTTAGCACCCGAAGCTAGAAGTATTTCAAATCTCCTAGCAAAGGAAAAGGAGGATCTTTACTCATGAGCACATTATTGACACAAGAAATATCTTTTGTTGAACAGGATGTGCTACTTGGATTGCGACAATATGATAAGAAATCAGAAGTTCGGATTAGTAATTTAATATTTTACCCTTATTATTTTTTTGAATATGAAGTGAATGCTAAAAGTTTACTAAGGTTTAAGGGAAAGGTAGGTTGTACAATTGATGCCCTCGAAGGCCGGGGAGCAATAGTAGATGTACAGCCGGAATTTTTACAACGCAAGATTGAAATGGAGATTGTGCCTGAGGTTCAGGTTTGTGAGGAAAAGGCAAGGGAGATAGCGGATAAGTTTGTTTTTGAAAATGCTTCATCAAAAGCCAAATTTATTACGATACCTGAAATAAAGTTGTTGAGTTGTACGCTATTTTATCGTCCATTTTGGTTGGCGAAATATGACCAAGAAGAGCAAGGTCAACACCAATTGATTGTCGATGCGATTAGCGGAAGTTATCATCCGCTGTAGAAGGCGATAAGCATTCGACGTTGAAAGGGATTTTTATGATACGTAAAGAGGGCGTAAAGGAAATAGTAATTAGACGAGGAGGATAAAAATGAAAGTGTTAACAATAAATTCGGAGCGCTTAAATAATCGGATTTTTGAATTATCTCAAATTGGAAAGTTAGGAAGCACTGGTGTTTCTAGACTTGCTCATTCGTCGAAAGATAAAGAAGCTGTTCTAAAAGTGAAAGGCTGGATGGAAGAGGTTGGACTCGAAACAAGAATTGATAACTTTGGTAATTTAATTGGAAGATGGGACGGTGAATACTCCGATGAAAAAATACTAATGGTTGGATCCCATATTGATTCGCAACCTTACGGGGGGAGATTCGACGGTGTTCTCGGTGTATTGGGGGCTCTAGAAGCAATTCAAACCATGAAAAAACAAAATATAACTCCAACGCTTCCAATTGAACTGGTGGCTTTTTCGGATGAGGAAGGAAGTCGATTTAATAAAGGGCTTTTTGGAGTAAGGGGGATTCTAGGGGAATTGGAAGATGGGGAGCTAGATAGAAAAGATAAAGACGGCATGACAAGAAGGGATGCATTAATTGAATTTGGTTGTGAGCCTAATAGATTCGCAGATTCAGAGTACGACCCAACAACAATTGCAGCTTTTTTAGAGCTACATATTGAGCAAGGTCCGGTGTTAGAAGCACAAGGGGAAGCGGTCGGTATTGTAACAGGAATATCTGGACCACTATGGCAGACGGTAGAATTTACAGGTCTTGCTGGACATGCAGGATCCGTGCCGATGCCGATGCGACAAGATGCACTTGTTGGAGCA
This genomic window from Sporosarcina sp. Marseille-Q4063 contains:
- a CDS encoding DUF2187 family protein, which encodes MAFPRKERPVSDFVAARKVDEEISFVRNDYKVYGTIYKILENSVIVQISNEDADLIGAASNLTVVSHKNYSVD
- a CDS encoding sodium/proline symporter, producing the protein MSLDGIIFIIYLGVLLSIGLWFSRKSAESTEQYLLGGRSLGPAVTAMTMQTTAMSGFMFMGAPAMAFKYGWYAVWYAIGDAGGSIINLSVLGKRMRRMSERLGALSPIEYLEKRFESASVRVVGSVISIVFLFGYVCAQFIAAGKAMATLTGFTYELSLIIGISVILIYTVAGGYLAVAYTSFVQGLIMVFGVVGIGVLAYFHVGGLSGLNDSLAKIDPTYLSIWGKGLAFYGQWGVVLGAILIYSIGYMGLPHVVVRHMSMKSTKTVKGAVLIGAIWNQFFIFVPYILGLIGIILLPTIADPEMVITELAYTLFPGIFAALLLSAIMSAVMSTADSILMQAGSILSRDIYQRFINKNASQKTMVLVSRLCILAGGIVGVIVAIYEPPSIFALVVFAFGTLGNSFLVPYVASVYSKKANYIGCLCAMIGGASTNIIWTSMELEGVTGLHPFLAGLLVSIAGMVIGSQFGRQPSGEIQEVFEESRRKRTFTQDFDKNISRDLAPEARSISNLLAKEKEDLYS
- a CDS encoding M20 family metallo-hydrolase, which codes for MKVLTINSERLNNRIFELSQIGKLGSTGVSRLAHSSKDKEAVLKVKGWMEEVGLETRIDNFGNLIGRWDGEYSDEKILMVGSHIDSQPYGGRFDGVLGVLGALEAIQTMKKQNITPTLPIELVAFSDEEGSRFNKGLFGVRGILGELEDGELDRKDKDGMTRRDALIEFGCEPNRFADSEYDPTTIAAFLELHIEQGPVLEAQGEAVGIVTGISGPLWQTVEFTGLAGHAGSVPMPMRQDALVGAAKIIVKLNELAAKIPGAPTVGTVGSLEVFPDSRNIIPEKVRFTMDLRDIDERRRDEIEKELLIEFEKVAEMHGLTYTISEDTRNEPRFCSEKIKNVMRTESKNMGLNPPELMSGPFHDSLAMSYVCDYGMIFVRSKDGISHNPKEYSSPEDIALGTELFYRTMVNIATQKDIVLASGRIQETV